The genomic DNA TAACTGGACTTCTTTAAGCATTTGCTTTAagcatttgttttcttgtgtgtAAAATTGGTATTATGAGAGTACATAGTTTTAGGGTTtccataaagattaaataagttacTTCAAGTATTATGCCTAGAAGAGCATCTGCAGGTCTAAAGATACTACTAATATTGCAAGGTAGATGACTTTAATTTGACATGTCTGCCTCTCGGTGTCTCCATCGTTAAAATGAAGCTAACACTGTATGGCTTCACAGGAGTCATTCAGGCAACAAACGGTCCTGTGATgcacactgtgcccggccccgcTGGAGAGACTGTGAAAGCACTGCTCCCTCTAGTCACACTCCAGGGAACTCACACGGGGGCCGGGCAGGGGGACCTGAGAGATAAAGAATCGGCAAATATCGCTTCTTGGCCTTTCGGCTAAGATCAAGTGATAATCAGCAAGTAAACGCACACGAGAGAGAGCTGGGGAACTCTGGGCACAACTTTACAGCTTCGTGGTTCATATtctagaaggaaggaaggttggaTGAGGCCCCAGTCCATCGGTTGGAAATAATGGGCTATGTTTTATTTCTCAGTGGACTGAGGAGGAGAGCAATATTTaagtgtgcaagtgtgtgtgtgtttgtgtgtgtgtgtcagagaaagggagggaaggagagagagagaataacatATTTCTGTTGCTTTAGGAAGATCAGACAGTCTCCATCTGCTTTATAACCGCAACTGCTTCCCAAGGTCATGTGTAGGCTACGCAAATCAAAGGAGTCTTGGGAAATTctcagcagtgtgtgtgtgtgtgtgtgtgtgtgtgtgtgtgttttctacgCAGACCTATTGAAAGCCACATTTTGCAATTACCCTTTTGTTGCCAAAGGGCTCAGGAGGCTATCTGGATGCCAGTGGGACCCTAGCCCCAGCAGTGTCCAGGTTCTTGACACCATGGAGAGAAGAATTCGATGACAAATCAGAATAAAGCAAAAGGCAAGAAGCTTTTACTGTAAAGCAAAAGTACACACGTAAGAGAGAAGTGCAGGCGTGCTCGGGACAGTGAGAAGCACACGGCAGaatttgtatgtttaattttataggcTCTTCTAATTAGGCAGTGGAATAATCATGATattttctagggaaaaaaaaaagtagggattTCTTAGAATTGGAGCGCCACCcatttttatactaaatataTCATGGTGCTCGTGGGTCTGTGATTTTGGATGGTAACGAGTGTACAATTAGGTCTGGGGTAGGGCATAAGTCAAGTCCATCACCATGTCAGATCCAGCTGGTCTCAACCAGCTTGGCCCCCCACCTTGTTTGTTGGGGTCTTATCAGCCCAGGCTTGTCTTTGTCCTTGTCACTAATTCTAACAGCTCCTTTCCTGCAGTTATGTGAAATTGCTGCTTCATATTTTCCCGGTTCTCCTGTGACCGCCCAGCATTCCGATTTAATTGGTGTTTCTTTAATTAGGGGGTGGAACAATTATTAGGTGttccagaaaaagagaatgacatggtttggccgtgtccccacccaaatctcaccttgaatggcaataatccccacatgtcaagggcgggGTCAGGTggacataattgaatcatggaggtggtttaaatggtagtgaataagtctcatgagatctgacggttttataaaggggagtcccctgtacatgctctcttgcctgccaccatgtaagacatggctttgctcctccttgcctttcgccatgattgtgaggcctccccagccatgtggaactgtgagtccattaaacatctttcctttataaatttcccagcttcaggaatgtctttattagcagtatgagatcAGACTAATATAGAGGGGATTTCAGGGACTCCCCAAGAATGCCGCCTTTCTCCCTTAATTGGGTTTGCCCGGAAGAGTCGTGGGCCTGTCACCCTGACTGGGTTTTGGCTGGTTTTGTTCCATATTTTGGGTTTTCAGTTGTTTCTTTGTGTAGTTCTTGTTTCAGCTGTTGTTTCGGTTTTTCCACCCTGTGACTCCCCAGTGCTATTCCTATCCCACCCTGGCCTGGCTGAGATGTTACCACAGCTGCCTTCTCCCCACTGCAGGCAAATGGAACTAACTTAGAAAACCAGTGAGCTGGCTTCAAGCTCATCCTGGGAGGAGAACTCTCCAATACGCTTATCAGGGGCATACTCCCAGGATGAGTGGGTTGTCCAAGCCCACCCCTCCTCTCTCAGCCCTGTTGAGCCCAATTTTGGAGACAAAAAATGATTCTTCATTGCTAGCATCTATCTCTTTCATTGTCATTTAATCACAggagtttttctttattctattttcttctgaaatgccTTCCTGGCTCAGGACACCCCGCGGTGCTCCACTGAAGGAGACTGCTGTGACGCTGTGGGCAAGCAGGCTTCCTTTctgaggttgcactgagccagcCCTAGGTGTGTGTGGGGGACTGGGCCTTGCCTCCACGGTCTGCAGACACAGAGGGTGCTGCCCTGGGGACTGGGGAGGGGACGAGGCTGGTGTCTGAATGCTGTTCATTCACTGGAGGCAGGGTTGGGAGAGGGGTCAGACTCCGACTCACACCCCCTGCAGATCAAGCCAGAACAGAAATCTTCTGTTTGGGCCGTGGCAGCGGCAACTTCCATGAAAGAAGAGCGCACCGGGTGCAAATCAGCGGGAAaggctgggggaagagggaaAGTTTGGATTCCTCCTGCCCCATGGTGCAAAGCCCAAACCAAACCAACTAAAAACCTGCGGTTGCAGGGACAATTCTGTGGGGAAAAGGAGGAACTTTCACCTAAATAGTTAGACAGGCTTACTGTGTTAAAAACTCAATGAGTCAATAAGGGTGAACAGTGAGCGATTACCCTTTCTCTGGTGTGTTTCCGCATGTTTGAGTGTTTTCCCctacacatgtatacatgcaggtaCACGTCCATTTATACAAACACGTGTACATCCCTTGTTCACACGGTCGTGCACGCTGCTCTTTTTCCTCTCAGTGTATCTGGAAGATGGTTCCGAATCAACTGGATGGGATTTTTAATTTCCGAAGGCACGAGCTCTCCTGGCATCCGCAGATGTGACCCGCAATTTCGAGAGGAAGAGGAGCGCAGACCTCCTGCCCGGAGTGACGGTcaggagggagatggggaagggctGGGCCCCTCTTGGTGTCCCGGGTTCCCGGCAGAAGTCTCCAGGACTGCGGGAGTCTGCAGACTCGGAGTTTCCGCGCCAGAGGAGCGGGTCCACGCGGACAGGCAGTTCCAGCCCCGGGTAAGAGCGGCCCCGTCTCCTCCCCGTCCCCGGCGCCGCCAGCAGCAGCCCTGGAGCGATTTCCCCTCCCCGCCACCCGCGCGCTCTCTCCTCCTGCGCCCAGGCCGGTCTCCGGCTCCGGATCCGGGCGGCGACGGTGCAGATGGGGGAGCACAGGGGACGGTCCTGGAGCCCAGGAAGGGTGCGAGCTGGAGGCGGCGGTTCAGAAAAGTTGTCAGGTCTCCAGCGCGGGCAGCGGCGGGAGCTGGAGCCGCGGTCAAGAGGACCCGAGGGGAAGCAGCCCGCCTGGCACACACGGCCACGGGTGCGAGGGACTCGACGAGCTGGGAGGACGCGGTCACCGCTGGTGCGGCGCACTGGGCCCGGTGATTGGCGCCTTCCCCGGCACAGGTGAGGCTGGGCAGAGAGGGCATCCGTGGCGAGGCCTCTCTGGGTGCGGGATGAGGGGACGCGCTGAACGTGGAGTTAATCTTGGGGATCGGGCGGGGGCGCTGGATAGGTAGATACTGTGGGGCTCCGCGGACCCTATCGCCTACCTGGACCTCCCGAGGATCACTTGCAGATCCGGCGCCAGCGGGCATGTAGCGGACGGGTCTTGTCCCTTGCTTTCCCCCTCCCCAGGACTTGGCGGGACTATGAGGATGGAGAGCCCGGGTCTTTGCACTCCTTTTTCCCCAACCATGGAGCTCCATGCCTCCCTCACTCTAGTTCAGTTAAACTCAGACGGGGAGGGTCCCAGGGACGAGCCAGTCTCCCTTCACCTGTTTCCCTTCCATCCTGTGGTCCTGAGAGCCAGGCTGTGCCCACCGGGGAGCAGGCGTTCACAGCGAAGCTCGCAGGGGGTCCCAGGTTGGCAGAAATGAGGGATCATCTCGACAGACACCCGAGATCCGGTCCGATGTGGTTTGAGGATTGCTAGGAGGGGCTGGGGGTCTCTGGTGGATGGGTACAGAAATGTAGAACAGAACTGGGCTTTCCAGAAGGCCTTTCACCCCACTCCTCCATCTCTGCAGCACGAATTACTTCATCTCAGAGGGAATTTAGTGGGTACGTTAGGCACAGGCACATAGCACAGCGCCTGAAGCGCACGAAAAGCTTAGCAGCTGCTAACCACTGCCATTATTATCATGCACACGTTGGGCCCAGGTAGAATCAAGCCGACCCACATGAGTAGCGGAGGGGGAGGCTTCCAGGTCCGGGAGAGACACCTACGCGCCTTTCCGCGCCGGTTACTGGCACGCGTGGTTGCGTGGATGGCGAGCAAAGTCTCACCTCAGGCTGGGAAGGTGGCTGCGCCTCTGTCCAGGGTTCCCGGGCTCCTGAGAGCCGGAGCGCTAGGAGAATGTCATTTGCCTGCTTCCCGCGCGCCCGAGCTGTGTCCACAGGGCTGGGCTCTGCGCGCAGCAGCGAGACCACCTGTTGGTTAAACTTTCCGTGCGGTGTGGGGTCTTCTTAGGTCTCTGCTCTCAATGCGGAGAGCTCTACCTTAGACCGCTTACAGACAGATCTTCTAAGCACTTTTTCTCCAGCTGCTTCCTGCCTAAAGCCCTTTCAGCTCAGCTGGAAAATCAATAGGAAGGACATACTGCCaatttcagtgagaaaaaaaaaatgtgtttgcttttcaAAAGTCATGTGCAGCCTGAAATTCTGGGATAGCCACTCTCCTTGAGCCTGCAGGTTTCCTCAGGAGCCAgactgaacttttaaaatatgttttttaaatactgCCATTTTCTTTCAAGGCTTCCAGTTAGGCAGAGATGAGGGTGGGGTAGCAGAtatcttcccttttttccttttatttaaattgcAAAACAGATCTCCAGTATCAGGGTGCAGAATAAAACTAGGtgaggagacagagtgagagggTGCAGGATAAAACTAGGTGAGGAGACAAGAGTGAGAGGGTGCAGGATAAAACTAGGTGAGGAGACAGAGTGACAGGGTGCAGGATAAAACTAGGTGAGGGGACAGAGTGACAGGGTGCAGGATAAAACTAGGTGAGGAGACAGACCACTATTGGCGGTGGCGTGGGCAGAGAAATTTCCCCAAGGAGGTTTACTTGGGAGCAAATATTTGAGTGAAGTGAGGGAAGAGGCCAGAGAATATCTGGGGAGGAGCTGTCCAGGCAAGGGAACAGCTAGTGCAAAAGCCCAGAGGCTGGAATTAGCTGGGAGCGTGGAAGGAAGAACAAGGGCGAGACGGCCATGTGGCTGGGGCAGAG from Papio anubis isolate 15944 chromosome 9, Panubis1.0, whole genome shotgun sequence includes the following:
- the LOC116268953 gene encoding uncharacterized protein LOC116268953, yielding MFECFPLHMYTCRYTSIYTNTCTSLVHTVVHAALFPLSVSGRWFRINWMGFLISEGTSSPGIRRCDPQFREEEERRPPARSDGQEGDGEGLGPSWCPGFPAEVSRTAGVCRLGVSAPEERVHADRQFQPRVRAAPSPPRPRRRQQQPWSDFPSPPPARSLLLRPGRSPAPDPGGDGADGGAQGTVLEPRKGASWRRRFRKVVRSPARAAAGAGAAVKRTRGEAARLAHTATGARDSTSWEDAVTAGAAHWAR